TGTGTattgtgggggaggggagggtttgTGTTTGGACGGGGGTAGGAAGGAgctggaggaggtggtggtggtggtagtagtagcagcTTCGTCCAGTTTCGTCGAGGCCTTGTCTGGAATGTGGTCTGGGGGCACTGGCCTTCCAGAATCCAGACTTGGCGAGTCTCATGAGAGAGGTTGCCCACTACTTAATTTTTCCTCTCGTCTCCATAACCTTTCTTAACTACGTACCAGAAATGGCTTGTGCTAAGCATTACGTAGGCCAGCATAAATGTCCATTGTAATATATGGTCTTGTAATTGTTGTTCTTGCTCAAATCTTGCCTAGGTATTGTAGTTAATGTAATTATCATTCGTTTGAAGGACGGGGTATATTTATGCTTGTGGGGGAGATATGCAAAAGCTGGGTAGCACACTTTCAAGATAACTGTTAGAATGTCTGGATTCCTTCAGACACTTCCTGTAATGATGAGTCGTCAGGCAGCTGTGTATTTGAATGCTTTACAAGTTCTGAAATGACTTATTATTTAAATGCACTTTCCTGAGTGTTGTCTGTTAGGATAGAGACTTGTTGGAATGTGTTTATCATCTCTGAAATGACTACTTGTTAGAATGCTTTCATCATCTTTGAAATAAGGTAGGATAGAGACTTATTAGAATGCTTTTATCATTTCTGAAATTAGTTAGGATAGAGACATATTAGAATACTGCTAAAATCTCTCTAGATTTCAGGTACCTGAAGATCTTGaatgtcccccccaccccccgcgggACATTATAGTAAACAGAAGATGGTTCCTTCGCAGTAACAACTGATTAACGTTGCTTTTTTCTCTCCCCCTTAGGTGGGTGGACGCCGTGCCCCACGGGAAGTGTCGTTGTTGCTCAGAGTGGCGCATGTGCCGAATGTGGTGAAGCTCATGGACTGGATCGAGAGAGAGGACTCTTACCTCCTGGTCTTCGAACGGCCGGAACCCTGTAAGGACCTCTTCGACTATATCACGGAGCACAAGGTCATCCCCGAAACAGAGGCCAGGTCGCTCTTCAAGCAGGTGAGGAGGgtggaaaaaaaattccttttactgtacctcctttcatattctcttccatctcactttcatTAACACTCTCCGTTCTCTTCCGTCTCACTTTCCCTTAACCCTTCTCCTGACGCTtctttcgtagtgcaactgcgaggtcttcctccttttACATCTTTTCCTGCCAAACCTTTTGACTGTCCGTTTCCGTTTCagtttgaatgacctcataggtaccagcgccTGAGGAAAaagatcccttttactgtacctcctttcatattctctaacATCTTGTTTTCCTTCATTCTCTCCTGACCCTTGTTTCGTAATGCAACTGCGAGATCTTCCTCCTATAACATCTTTGCTTCCTGACCTTCTGActgtccgtttcagcgctgaattctGGTATTCTGTTAATAAGAAGAGTCTTATCATTGAATATATCTGTTGATTTATGATGTTTTCTGTGAAGACTTTCCATTCGTGTACGTATTGTTCCTGGCATTCCTTAATGTTTGTTTTCCCCCTTTCCCTGCACAGGTGGTGGACATCGTCCGCGACTGCCACGCCGCCGGCGTCATCCACAGGGACATCAAGGATGAGAACCTCCTGGTGACCTACGACAACAAGGGCAGACCCATCCTGAAGCTCATAGACTTCGGGTCGGGCGCCCTGCTCTCGGAGAAGACCTACACGGACTTCGACGGCACGAGGGTCTACTCCCCCCCGGAGTGGATTCGCCACAACCAGTACGAGGGCGTGCCGGCGACCGTGTGGTCGCTGGGCATCCTGCTGTACGACCTGGTGTGCGGGGACATCCCCTTCGAGCACGACGAGCAGATCGTGGCGGCGCGCGTGCAGTTCCGAGCGGCGGTGACGGAGGAGTGTCAGCACCTGGTCAAGTGGTGTCTGAGGGTGAGGCCGAGCGAACGCCCTTCGCTCGACAGCATCCTGACCCACCCGTGGCTCAACCCGCCGCCCCCGAGAACGAGGCATCCGGACCAGCAGTCCCTCGATAAGTGCTCCACCTCGTCTCAAGAATCGCTTTGATGGCGGCCTCCACTAGTGGTGCTGTAAGAAGCCGCTCTTCTTCAGCAGCAGCAGTTAGTGCATTACTGCTGTGCGCCCTTCGCCCGACCGCCCCccatattcctcctcctcccacatCACCGCCCCATCATCCCCTGCCCCGTATTggaacaggctctctctctctccctgccacCAGCCGAGGGACTGACTTCCAAGGGGAGAGAGCGAACGAGCCTTAAGTGTAGGGTTTCCGCTGGAGACGTCGTGGAATTGTGAATATGACTGCAATtgttccacccccccccccacccccacactgAAAAGATGGGGCGTGTGTGTCTGACGGCGGCGGCGGAGGGCGTGTtcggtgtgtgtgcgcgtgtgtgtgtttgtggcgcTGTATTCAGTCTGCGGACGACGTCCGCCGGACGCTCTCGATCTCAGATTCGTGGGATTCCGAAGTGAGGGGTTGGGGTGCCACCCCCACACCCCTCACCTGGGCGCCCCCCCCCTCCCGTGGTCTTGCACAACTATTTATTGCCTATAACCTCGCCAAGAGGCTGCTCCTACTACTAGTAGTAGGCCTCCGTTCCTGACGTTCCAGTTCAGACCCGAAGAGATCGGGGGCCGGGGGGGATGATGGGGGTGTCACTCACACTCCCTGCAGGAGAGGGGGGGGCAGTCAAGTcagtgagaaaaagaaaaaaagccctTGTGAGTTAAAAAAAGAGAGGGTATCCTGGGCATTATTATTAGGATTCTGCTttgagccctctctctctctctctctctctctctctcttctctctctctctctctctctctgtcgcaatgccaaaaataaaaaaagtggtcTGGGCTTCTTAGCTGCGAAGCTTTTGAACGTGGAATGGGATAAACCAAAGTTAATTTATCAGTCcaacattgtaaaataaaatgaaagtttaaaaaaaaaaatgtaagattgTAATTTATTTTGGTGCTTCAACCGTCGTAAGAGTGtgtacatattgtaaatagtcatttgcCCCATTGTACAGTTCTATTCATAAGAAATTGCTCAAGTGTGTAAGTTATGTATgataacaaaaaatttaatttgaaccttcaaaaattaaaaaaaaaaaaaaatacgtcagttttattcaagtttaaagatgtGAAGAGATATAGACTGTAGTTATTATTTGATGTGAAGTGGGCGGCAATCATCTTGGATCATCTCccttcatattataaaaaaaagaaagtggtaACCCAAAGATATATAGAAGTGGATTAATtcattttctgtctctctctgtctttctctccctttctcttctcCCGGAAGTTTAGTGGTAGCGTTTGGTGCTCTTTTGGATATTcaagttacaaaaaaatataaataaaggttcaTCAGCGAGTTTCAAGATATACGATCGTCTGGCTCTTCGAATTAGCGAATTAATTTTGTGTTGTTCATGACGGAGTCTACGAACCTTTTTCCTCGCAAaaattctcccccacccccctcctccccctctctctctctctctctctctctctctctctctctctctctctctctctctctctctcttccccttaaTCCCTCATTCCCTCTGTTCAGCAGGATTTTCATGATAGAATCTGTAAATGTTTCCATACAAGTACTTCATCATCAGATTCAGAAGTTATCAATCTTCgaaaattttatctctctctctctctctctctctctctctctctctctctctctctctctctctctctcgtcttgagtTCTGTACATCCACAAAAGTCAACTTGAAACAAAAAGCGAAGACCACGTCGACGATGACGACAACATTCGTTCACTATTGATTGATGGGTTAATTGGCTGTGTCCCTTCCATCAACCTCCCAGGACTCCCAATCCACACATCTTTTGAACTTAATCAGTCGAGTGTTCTGTCTCTCTCAAATTGGATTCTATagatgaagaagaatatatactTCAGTGTTTTATACATAATACAATGGATCTATCGCGCAcagagtactatatatatatatatagtatatatccgcCTCATTACTTTTCTTCAGTCGGgtcgttagaaaaaaaaaaatcaccccttCATTCATTGCAGCTTCGGTACATAGTTTTGTATTCAGTGGGTCGTCGACGacgaccagcagcagcagcagcaggtttCTTCAGATAAGTCGTCTTAGTATGGGTAGCTTCGGGATTTCAAAGAACTTTACTGTAGCCGTTTGTGGCtccgttatttattattattttcttttcgttcGTTCCCCCTCTGGGTTAAGGGCACATTCAGATTTTGTTGAGTTCCCAAGGGAGTTAGTTTTGTTTGTTGGGGTTTCccgggagggaagggaggggtaCTATTCATCTGAAAGTTTTGATGGTTAAAGAGTCAAAGCAGTAGGTGGTAGCTCGATAGTCTTTCTATTCAGAAGTGGTCGCAACAAGtttagatagatagagaagaaAGTCGATGATAAGATTCCAGCTTTTTTTGTACTACGCCAGTCTTCTTTTGATAcgtagaacattattattattattgttatcgtaACCCCCTTTTTACATGTGTTCTTGGGAAGGTATTGGTGAAACTTTCTTTGTTGGCTAAGTAGGTTTTCCAGTACATTTGGGTTGTAATAAGAGCAATTTTTTGGTGGCCTAAGGTGAACTTTTAACATTGTGTGCGCGCAAGCGCTCTTATCTGTGTAATTCTTTAAAAGAATTTTGTGAGAGGCTGTAGTGTTgaagttaggtaaaaaaaagtcattaaaaagGAACTGCTAAATCCGCTAATGTTTTTGAGGGCACTGGTCTGGCACTCTTAAGTATAAAATCATCCCAAAATTATGATGGAATTTAAGATGTTGAATCATTCAAGCAATTTTGCATTATGTAAAAAAAGTTTGCCAGATCAGTAACACTCAAAatgagaattataaaaaaaaaaaaaactgccaaaatgtagaaaatgtTCCAGTAAGTCTGCGAAGGCAGGATTATTTCAAGTGAGGTCAAAAAGAGTGATGCCTTTTGAGTGTCATCTTCCCAATGTTCTAATTGAGAATTCGGCTCCCGATGGCATCGCCGAAGTTCATTCCCCAAAAGTAGGACTCAAGAGTGTTTGTTTTCCCTTAAAAAGTAAACCACAAGAGCTGCTGACTGCAAAAAGGTTTTACCAATGTGTCAATATTTGTGATGAACGTATTGGACAATCTGTGCTGAGGTTCATTGTCAAAATATTTGAAGTGAAGAAAATGTTATCATCTTATTTTGTATGTCCCATGTAAATTGTATACTGGGGAGTTTTTGTAAGTCGGCGGATTGAAGGATAAT
This region of Macrobrachium nipponense isolate FS-2020 chromosome 25, ASM1510439v2, whole genome shotgun sequence genomic DNA includes:
- the LOC135199437 gene encoding serine/threonine-protein kinase pim-1-like isoform X2, which produces MVKARQVSFAFKNSRCFSKLSKRLKRKRRGNGRHLEETYRVGSVLGKGGFGTVYSGWRVRDGAPVAIKQVARAKITAWDMVGGRRAPREVSLLLRVAHVPNVVKLMDWIEREDSYLLVFERPEPCKDLFDYITEHKVIPETEARSLFKQVVDIVRDCHAAGVIHRDIKDENLLVTYDNKGRPILKLIDFGSGALLSEKTYTDFDGTRVYSPPEWIRHNQYEGVPATVWSLGILLYDLVCGDIPFEHDEQIVAARVQFRAAVTEECQHLVKWCLRVRPSERPSLDSILTHPWLNPPPPRTRHPDQQSLDKCSTSSQESL
- the LOC135199437 gene encoding serine/threonine-protein kinase pim-3-like isoform X3 translates to MEGRNVVPPRGGQSRRARQRLRGNGRHLEETYRVGSVLGKGGFGTVYSGWRVRDGAPVAIKQVARAKITAWDMVGGRRAPREVSLLLRVAHVPNVVKLMDWIEREDSYLLVFERPEPCKDLFDYITEHKVIPETEARSLFKQVVDIVRDCHAAGVIHRDIKDENLLVTYDNKGRPILKLIDFGSGALLSEKTYTDFDGTRVYSPPEWIRHNQYEGVPATVWSLGILLYDLVCGDIPFEHDEQIVAARVQFRAAVTEECQHLVKWCLRVRPSERPSLDSILTHPWLNPPPPRTRHPDQQSLDKCSTSSQESL
- the LOC135199437 gene encoding serine/threonine-protein kinase pim-1-like isoform X1, producing the protein MVDVLVSPKISHIMAPQSSSVAPPPPSLVFCEKSAAATSAATCKMCSKCGTISSPNNNNNNNTNKQSIIVPPSAANSATTAHTPNRVTVPIHNRGNGRHLEETYRVGSVLGKGGFGTVYSGWRVRDGAPVAIKQVARAKITAWDMVGGRRAPREVSLLLRVAHVPNVVKLMDWIEREDSYLLVFERPEPCKDLFDYITEHKVIPETEARSLFKQVVDIVRDCHAAGVIHRDIKDENLLVTYDNKGRPILKLIDFGSGALLSEKTYTDFDGTRVYSPPEWIRHNQYEGVPATVWSLGILLYDLVCGDIPFEHDEQIVAARVQFRAAVTEECQHLVKWCLRVRPSERPSLDSILTHPWLNPPPPRTRHPDQQSLDKCSTSSQESL